The Panicum virgatum strain AP13 chromosome 3N, P.virgatum_v5, whole genome shotgun sequence genome includes the window CCGTAGATACCGAGCACACCAGCCATGACCACGGGCACGATGGACTTCATGACGAGCTCAGGGCGCATGACACCCATGGACGCTACGCCTACGCCACTCTTGGCTGTCCCGTACGCCGCCCCCATGCCTGCAAGGCACACACAGAGATAGATCTCGTTATTCACCATCAGGAATTTCGCCCGCGCATTGCCAATCTGATCTGAGCCCAGTGGAGCAATGGAGACTATGAATCGCGGCAGATCGGAGCAAAACGAAAGTATCAGAGCGTCTCGGATCGAACGAACAGTGCACCAGGAGGCAGACACTTCAGTACCCCGAATGGATCAGAGATTAGGAGAATGGGTCGCGCATGCTCCAACCTTTTCCCCACCCGAATTCGAGAAACCGGAACAGAAAGTATAGCAGAGCGGCGGCCAGGGGGGAGGGGAGGTACTTACATGAGAAgatgagcgcggcggcggcgccgaggaagCCGAAGAAGGGGGCGGTCTCATCGCCGCTGAACGCAGACATCTCCCTCTTGCTGCCGCTGCTGACGCCGATGCCGCTGGTGCTGCGAAGAGAAACAGATGCCTGGGGAGCTCTCGTGCCGCGGCCTCCTTCTCGTGGTCTTCGCCGGCACGAGCGCTCGAGATTTCGCTCCTCTGCTTGGGATTTGGGCTTTCGCCGATCTGATCTGAGGAGCtcgggggtggggtggggaagAAGACGAGAGGGCCACGGCGTTGCGAGGGGTGGGGGGATGGGGAGATTTGTGATGTGGACGATTTTGCCCCTGCGTCCGGGGAggggccggaccgtccgtcTCGAGCCGGGACATTGAGATGGGAATGGGCCGACCCGGCCCTGGCTCGGCCCCATAGCTTCGAGACCAATTTTATGGGTCATTGATCGACTCATTTTTCTAGATGTTATAGTTTTGATGGTTTATTGAGTATTATGGGTCGatccaaatatttttttataattctaAACCATTAATACTATCAACATTTTTAGGAAAGATAAGATTCAAGATTAAAACATATCACAATAATATATTAAAATAGTTAGCAATGCATCAAATTAAATATGTTTACTAGCAAtccatgattttaattttatccattttcacttctAACTTATGATATTCCTCACTATATTTTGAAGTATATAGAATCTAACAACTTATGACCAGTTGTATTTATTCAAAtgaatgaagaaaaccaataaattaaataaaaaattattaataTGATAAGTGGGTCGACCCATAATACCCATTGGGTCAATAGGTTCCGGCCTTATTGACCCATTTTAGAATTTAGGGTCGCCCCCTAGAACCGATTGACCCTATTTTTGTGGGTCGGGTCAACTACCCAATGGGACGACCCGACCCATTCCCATCCATAGCGGGACAAGCCGGACATGTGACTTTTGAGTGAGGCAATTTTGGTTTAAAATTAGATTGGCTTCTGATAAATTCAGCCAAATTACGTTGTTTTGAGTACGATGGTTATTCGATTGTGTTTGTAAAAAGCACCCGATTACAACCATTTTCATAGGACATTGATTTATACAACAAAAAGGACTGTGATCTTTGTTATGCAAATCTTAGTGGCAGCTCCAACATCTTATGTTTGGACCTGTGATCTTTGTTACAGTTCACTGTTTTTTTCACAAACTCTACATATTTTTACAAATAAGCATGTCGAAATGCAACTATGTGACTGTTTATGACGATATAATATTAGTTGAAATAAGGTTTTTAAATCTCTAATGTATCTAGGGTTGTGCCCTGACTATGTATTGGTGTCTCGCGACTTTCATTTCCGACTTTGCCGGTATCAATGAAAAATTATTTCTATAGATGAAAGTTCGTTCCCACGGCGTAAGGGGAGGCCGTCCACGTcgtccaaaaaaaattacaacgttcGATCTCATTTTTACGGTGTGGATGTGTGTTTCTGTACCGGCCTTCGGTCTCGCCTTTCCCACCGCACCTTCCGCGAAACGGCTGcgtcctccggccgccgccctcaCGCGCGCCGGTTGCGGCCTCCGGCGGCCGCCGTGCCCCGCGGCCGGAGCCTCACAAGAGCCGGCCCCGCGGCCGCTGCCTAACAAGATCTGCTCCATCCCTCGCGGATCCGCCCACTGTCGCGCacgttctcctccgccgcccgcccaccGGCCCGATCCGCTCCATCCCTCGCAGAGGCCGGCGGACAcgagcgtcgccgccgtcgccgtcaagAACGCCGACGCCTGACGAGGTGGCCGCTGTGCTCTACCCACGCGCGAACCCGATGGTGTCTGCCGTCGCGCCACCGCTTCCCCTCCGCGGCGACCGGCGAGGGCGTGGCCTGGGACACGACGCCCACGAGCTAGGTCTATTCTCCCtgtgcgctgccgccgccgtgatGCGCGGGCTGCAGGTAATTCCGTGCCTCAGCCGCCCCTCTGCCGCGGCTGCACCCGCGTTCTCCTACACACCATTGCCCTCTGCAgctgccgcctccacgccgtgcgtGGCCGACGACTGCAGTGGCCAGTGGGCCGGGGAtccctctccctcttcttctctacTACTATCGCTTTCTCCTTTGCTTCTTCTTTCACTTCtctgtgatttgtttctccGTTCAGTTGGCTGCTCCTCTGTAGCTCCAACATTGATTCCGGCGCTCGACAATGTGTACTTCACGCTCGTATCATTGGAGGCTCAAGATCAGATCAAGTTTTCGTCCTTTCAATTTTGCTTCTGCtcatgttcttttctttttcacggAGTCTTCACATTTAGACTGGTTTTGTACTTTTCTAATTAATCTGGTGATACTGTCGCTGCTTGCTTTCCTCTCCCCTCTTCTTTCTTATCTTCTTGCCTGCAGCTTTTGCAACTTAGCTGTACAATATACCTATGCATATATGGTTATTAGCTTGATTTACCTTTTGAATACATGGTCGTGCCTTCAGATTTGATTTGTTTCTTCCTTTGATTTTAATCTCGATCTGATGTTTCTCCTCATTGTGCCTCCTTTGGTGCGGGCTGAATTGAGATTTGTATGATTCCAGTCCTCATCTGTTTTCTCAGAGATACATTACAATTTGCTTGCTACGTTTGCTGTGGTTGACGGTGTCTGCAACAACAACACTACAGTTGC containing:
- the LOC120663697 gene encoding V-type proton ATPase 16 kDa proteolipid subunit-like, whose translation is MGPSQGRVGPFPSQCPGSRRTVRPLPGRRGKIVHITNLPIPPPLATPWPSRLLPHPTPELLRSDRRKPKSQAEERNLERSCRRRPREGGRGTRAPQASVSLRSTSGIGVSSGSKREMSAFSGDETAPFFGFLGAAAALIFSCMGAAYGTAKSGVGVASMGVMRPELVMKSIVPVVMAGVLGIYGLIIAVIISTGINPKAKPYYLFDGYAHLSSGLACGLAGLAAGMAIGIVGDAGVRANAQQPKLFVGMILILIFAEALALYGLIVGIILSSRAGQSRAD